A genomic segment from Paramixta manurensis encodes:
- a CDS encoding VasL domain-containing protein has product MMRSTGPRQIRTGGDPRSFPDFTALRDEMSKQTHPARPDIHWDRVEKLALSLFEKNGIELQTGAWYTLARSHLAQCVGMNEGLSILGAMLGHQWAQCWPQNPHARVEILAGLFQRLQKVFRTFSLGFADHLSLLNLETTLGALSDTLVRQELQPVSQITPLLQQVRSAITRLENTSSTELPLTGITLGGSATSEEEPLVGQPDHLPPQLVYVIRQEPAVQVDVAEGTPPPKRGRAFIGGMVTAFVVSAVAFAGWYSVTRQPSNRQVLNAVLQPLPRALTPVETAALKVDKKQDELAAQWISQASARLNTLAALPPDWNIRYGQGLVSQANALWPSRSDAKQLSIQWQQHLVLNGISADTLNGWHEGMSGLQALTRQLNALDGQKGKYLTVSELKSQIFSATQAFNRSVPVEEQLRRMSANPDPKTIPEAQRMQAEQQLKQLIVGYSILSQKP; this is encoded by the coding sequence ATGATGCGATCTACAGGACCACGACAGATCCGTACGGGCGGAGACCCCCGTTCGTTCCCGGATTTCACCGCCCTGCGCGATGAAATGAGTAAACAAACCCATCCGGCCAGGCCTGATATCCACTGGGATCGGGTTGAAAAGCTGGCCCTGTCGCTGTTTGAGAAGAACGGCATCGAGCTACAGACAGGGGCCTGGTATACCCTGGCCCGTAGCCACTTGGCGCAGTGCGTCGGTATGAATGAAGGGCTGAGTATTCTTGGTGCCATGCTGGGCCATCAGTGGGCGCAATGCTGGCCACAGAACCCACATGCGCGCGTGGAGATCCTTGCGGGATTGTTCCAGCGATTGCAGAAAGTATTCCGTACATTCTCGCTGGGGTTTGCCGATCACCTGTCGCTGCTTAATCTGGAAACCACACTCGGCGCGCTCAGCGATACGCTCGTCCGTCAGGAACTGCAGCCTGTAAGTCAGATAACACCGCTGTTACAGCAGGTGCGCAGCGCCATCACGCGCCTGGAAAATACGTCATCCACCGAATTGCCCCTTACGGGGATAACACTGGGTGGGTCCGCGACATCAGAAGAGGAGCCGCTGGTCGGACAGCCGGATCACCTCCCGCCTCAATTAGTGTACGTCATCCGGCAGGAGCCAGCGGTCCAGGTTGACGTGGCTGAAGGTACACCGCCGCCCAAAAGAGGGCGGGCATTTATCGGTGGAATGGTGACGGCCTTTGTGGTCAGCGCGGTGGCATTTGCCGGCTGGTATTCTGTCACCCGCCAGCCCTCGAATAGGCAGGTACTTAATGCCGTGTTGCAGCCACTTCCCCGGGCGCTCACGCCAGTGGAGACAGCGGCGCTCAAGGTGGATAAAAAGCAGGATGAGCTGGCGGCGCAATGGATAAGCCAGGCGTCTGCCCGGCTGAATACCCTGGCGGCGCTGCCGCCAGACTGGAACATTCGCTACGGGCAGGGATTGGTGTCGCAGGCTAATGCGCTGTGGCCATCGAGATCGGATGCGAAGCAGCTATCCATTCAGTGGCAACAGCATCTGGTGCTGAATGGGATATCTGCGGATACGCTGAATGGCTGGCATGAAGGCATGTCCGGGCTCCAGGCGCTGACGAGGCAGCTTAATGCTCTGGATGGTCAGAAAGGAAAATACCTCACCGTCAGCGAGCTGAAATCGCAGATATTCTCTGCGACCCAGGCTTTTAATCGGTCGGTTCCCGTTGAGGAACAGCTGCGCCGGATGTCGGCAAATCCGGACCCGAAAACGATCCCGGAGGCTCAGCGGATGCAGGCGGAACAGCAGCTGAAGCAGCTGATTGTGGGGTATTCCATCCTGAGCCAGAAGCCCTGA
- the tssE gene encoding type VI secretion system baseplate subunit TssE gives MPRPSLYEMLYGNFAGGLDLNQVSEENQVILSVLDNMQRILNCRAGALAHLPDYGLPDMTKILQGMRGTAHQLMGTLSEVLLKYEPRLKKIEVVLLEQNVPGELRYAIDAELKGLGLVRYGTEFMPEGRVLIRHMKQQNYLGHQARI, from the coding sequence ATGCCGCGTCCTTCTCTGTACGAGATGCTTTACGGCAACTTCGCCGGTGGTCTCGACCTGAACCAGGTCAGCGAAGAAAACCAGGTGATTCTGTCGGTGCTGGACAACATGCAGCGCATCCTCAACTGCCGGGCAGGAGCGCTGGCGCACCTGCCGGACTATGGTCTGCCGGATATGACCAAAATCCTGCAGGGGATGCGGGGAACCGCCCATCAACTGATGGGTACGCTTTCTGAGGTGCTGCTGAAATACGAGCCACGACTTAAAAAGATTGAGGTGGTGCTGCTGGAGCAGAACGTCCCCGGTGAGCTGCGCTATGCCATTGATGCGGAGCTGAAGGGGCTGGGGCTGGTGCGTTACGGCACCGAGTTTATGCCGGAAGGCAGAGTGCTGATACGCCATATGAAACAGCAAAACTATCTTGGGCACCAGGCCCGGATTTAG
- the tssJ gene encoding type VI secretion system lipoprotein TssJ: MAITAGKFHLATLAAGITLMLAGCGLTQKVTDGTVAVTKSIFYKQVKTLHLDIRAREAVNSNAGGVALSTVVRIYQLKDRKTFDSTDYPSLFKADSQAIQADLVVEKDIRLSPGGAVMVDMPMEAEAQYVAVAGMFMTPDQTNNTWRVVLSRDDLDPDKARVIEAGNHRLTLIPVREK, from the coding sequence ATGGCGATTACCGCTGGTAAATTCCACTTGGCTACGCTGGCCGCCGGTATCACACTGATGCTGGCCGGCTGTGGCCTGACCCAGAAAGTTACGGATGGCACCGTCGCCGTGACTAAATCCATTTTTTATAAGCAGGTGAAAACCCTGCATCTTGATATTCGCGCCCGCGAGGCGGTGAACAGTAACGCCGGCGGCGTGGCGCTCTCCACCGTGGTGCGTATTTATCAACTTAAAGACCGTAAGACCTTTGACAGCACGGACTACCCGTCACTGTTTAAGGCTGACAGTCAGGCCATCCAGGCGGACCTGGTGGTAGAGAAAGACATCCGTCTGTCGCCGGGCGGGGCGGTAATGGTCGATATGCCGATGGAGGCGGAGGCGCAATACGTGGCGGTAGCCGGGATGTTTATGACCCCGGACCAGACGAATAACACCTGGCGGGTGGTGCTCAGTCGTGACGACCTTGACCCGGACAAGGCCCGGGTCATTGAAGCGGGTAATCATCGTCTGACACTGATACCGGTCAGGGAGAAGTAA
- the tssG gene encoding type VI secretion system baseplate subunit TssG — protein sequence MHPVEREPQSTPARLMAALGDRLPYINFYRFCQLLEQSQPDNPVTGSTWQVRHEPVRFRPHPGMGFPASEIKAFEPAEQPHLLPTVRITFMGLYGVESPLPTHYIDDITQRREGYEATADFLDIFNHRLIAQYYRIWRKYSYPATFEEGGKDNTSQYLLGLAGLGIDGCAQNIATPASRFLALLPVMLLPGRTAEGMASLVRLLAPGTQAKIWHHDKRRVPLKKPLTLSVSQPVTLTNRPVMGHYATDVNSQVLMQLTTSDPAEVQGWLPGGDLHTDLMALLHVYLGSRLDVRLQLCVARGLLPDATLSSQPKAGAVQLGRTAVMRPLNAAKMATHPKTITISLGRYARVQENIHRRETDEDGDYRW from the coding sequence ATGCATCCGGTGGAAAGAGAACCACAGTCCACGCCTGCCCGGCTGATGGCTGCGCTGGGAGACCGGCTGCCGTACATCAACTTCTATCGCTTCTGCCAGCTACTGGAGCAGAGCCAGCCGGATAACCCCGTTACCGGCAGCACCTGGCAGGTGCGCCATGAGCCGGTGCGCTTCCGGCCGCATCCGGGGATGGGATTTCCGGCGTCAGAGATAAAGGCATTCGAGCCCGCTGAGCAGCCGCATCTGCTGCCCACGGTACGCATCACCTTTATGGGACTCTACGGCGTGGAATCCCCGCTGCCGACGCACTATATCGATGACATCACCCAGCGGCGGGAAGGGTACGAGGCGACGGCTGATTTTCTCGATATCTTCAACCACCGGCTGATTGCCCAGTACTACCGCATCTGGCGCAAATACTCGTATCCGGCGACTTTCGAAGAAGGCGGGAAGGACAACACCTCGCAGTACCTGCTGGGGCTGGCCGGGCTCGGGATTGACGGTTGTGCACAAAACATTGCCACCCCGGCCTCGCGCTTTCTGGCGCTGCTGCCGGTGATGCTGCTGCCGGGGCGCACAGCGGAAGGGATGGCCTCTCTGGTACGCCTGCTGGCACCGGGTACACAGGCGAAAATCTGGCACCACGACAAACGCCGCGTGCCGCTGAAGAAGCCGCTGACCCTGAGCGTCAGCCAGCCCGTCACCCTGACAAACCGTCCGGTGATGGGCCACTATGCCACGGATGTAAACAGCCAGGTGCTGATGCAACTGACCACTTCCGACCCGGCTGAAGTGCAGGGCTGGTTGCCCGGTGGCGACCTTCACACCGACCTGATGGCCCTGCTGCATGTGTATCTCGGCTCGCGCCTCGATGTGCGCCTGCAACTGTGCGTGGCGCGCGGCCTGCTGCCCGACGCAACCCTGAGCAGTCAACCCAAAGCTGGCGCGGTACAACTGGGGCGGACCGCCGTGATGCGGCCGCTGAATGCGGCAAAGATGGCAACACACCCAAAAACAATAACCATCAGTCTGGGCCGCTATGCGCGGGTACAGGAAAATATTCACCGCAGGGAGACCGATGAAGATGGCGATTACCGCTGGTAA
- the tssF gene encoding type VI secretion system baseplate subunit TssF: MDDLTLRYFDSEMHYLREAAKEFARTHPDRAAMLDLDKAGTPDPYVERLFEGFAFSMGRLREKIDDDLPELTEGLVSMLWPHYLRTIPSLSVVALTPALQAMKMAEVVPAGLEVYSRPVGPKNTVCRYRTTQDVMLNPLNVSGVTMTTEPDGRSLLRIRFACSTQADWSQADLGRLSLYLGADAPVSSQLHLMLTKRQAALYMRLPGQTDRIRLDGYFSPGGFGEEDRLWPKGDTAFSGYQLLLEYFTFRDKFMFVHLHGLEGITPPAGAEYFDIEVVFSTPWPSDLPVTGDAVRLHCVPVINLFTLEADPLTITGLESEYLLRPKRIQDGHTEIYAVDSVTGSNRTRDAEYVPFSSFRHKGGMMRRHAPPRYYHIRVKRSVTGLYDTWLILGGHQWEDDRLFEREAVSLQITGTNGQLPRRALTSTLLDRCEQVVQTPLSVINLCKPTLPVYPPAEDRFHWRVLSHLGSGFLNMMSTAEVLRGTLALYNWQEDELNTRRLEAIQQVAHHRLQRFEQGYLLRGLDIEVTLDSNGFTGEGDIHLFGEMLNRFFALYADMNQFNQLTLIVQPEGKCIRWKENHSPRLPG, encoded by the coding sequence ATGGACGATTTAACCCTGCGCTATTTTGATTCGGAAATGCACTACCTGCGTGAAGCCGCGAAAGAGTTCGCCCGGACTCATCCGGACCGGGCGGCAATGCTGGACCTCGATAAGGCCGGTACACCCGACCCGTATGTTGAGCGTCTGTTTGAAGGCTTTGCCTTCTCGATGGGACGACTGCGGGAAAAGATTGATGACGACCTGCCGGAACTGACCGAAGGGCTGGTCAGTATGCTCTGGCCCCATTACCTGCGGACCATTCCCTCGCTCTCGGTGGTGGCGCTCACCCCGGCGCTGCAGGCCATGAAGATGGCGGAAGTGGTGCCCGCGGGGCTGGAAGTGTATTCCCGCCCGGTGGGGCCGAAGAACACTGTCTGCCGCTACCGCACCACGCAGGATGTGATGCTTAACCCCCTGAATGTCTCAGGCGTCACCATGACCACCGAACCTGACGGTCGCTCGCTGTTGCGGATACGTTTCGCCTGCAGCACTCAGGCGGACTGGTCGCAGGCCGACCTCGGTCGCCTGAGCCTGTATCTCGGGGCGGATGCGCCGGTCAGCAGTCAGCTACACCTGATGCTGACCAAACGTCAGGCGGCACTCTATATGCGCCTACCGGGGCAGACCGACCGTATCCGGCTTGACGGGTATTTCTCACCCGGTGGGTTTGGGGAGGAAGACCGGCTGTGGCCGAAGGGAGACACCGCGTTCAGTGGTTACCAGTTGCTGTTGGAGTACTTCACCTTCCGGGACAAGTTTATGTTTGTCCACCTTCATGGCCTGGAGGGGATCACGCCCCCTGCCGGGGCCGAGTATTTTGACATCGAAGTCGTGTTCAGCACGCCGTGGCCGTCTGACCTGCCGGTCACCGGTGACGCGGTTCGGCTGCACTGTGTACCGGTGATTAACCTGTTCACCCTGGAAGCGGACCCGCTCACCATCACCGGCCTGGAAAGCGAATACCTGCTGCGACCCAAACGCATTCAGGACGGGCATACCGAGATTTATGCCGTGGATTCGGTCACCGGCTCTAACCGGACCCGTGATGCAGAGTACGTGCCGTTCAGCAGTTTCCGCCACAAAGGCGGGATGATGCGGCGCCATGCACCGCCGCGCTACTATCACATCCGGGTAAAACGCAGCGTGACCGGGCTGTACGATACCTGGCTGATTCTGGGCGGTCACCAGTGGGAGGATGACCGGCTGTTTGAGCGCGAAGCCGTCTCGCTGCAAATCACCGGCACTAACGGCCAGCTACCGCGCCGGGCGCTGACCAGCACCCTGCTTGACCGTTGCGAGCAGGTGGTACAGACGCCGCTGTCGGTGATAAACCTCTGCAAACCGACGCTGCCGGTCTACCCGCCTGCCGAAGACCGTTTTCATTGGCGGGTGCTGAGTCACCTGGGTTCCGGGTTCCTCAACATGATGAGTACCGCCGAAGTACTGCGCGGAACGCTGGCGCTGTACAACTGGCAGGAAGATGAACTTAACACCCGTCGCCTGGAGGCGATACAGCAGGTGGCGCATCACCGCCTCCAGCGCTTTGAACAGGGCTACCTGTTGCGGGGCCTGGATATTGAGGTGACGCTTGACAGCAACGGCTTTACCGGCGAGGGCGATATTCATCTCTTTGGTGAAATGCTCAACCGGTTCTTTGCGCTGTATGCCGACATGAACCAGTTTAACCAGCTCACCCTTATTGTTCAGCCAGAAGGAAAATGCATCCGGTGGAAAGAGAACCACAGTCCACGCCTGCCCGGCTGA
- the tssA gene encoding type VI secretion system protein TssA: protein MSTLNALLSACQTEQAPLLAATRERVAQWDSWLQPLSGSSPVGEDPGYDDDFQQMREEVNKLSGADTELICRLAEKLLTTTAKDIRVATYYCWARLHREGEQGLVEGLELVVGLLERFGTQLHPQRDRSRKAALEWLASSRMTDSLSLYPEVVKEEAVRTTGALLLMAHLTENAPEETRPRLNALYGALESRLQKAGGVDAVVPQNAGTTETPSPASHSDAPTIGRITSGQDLLAQARTLTEYLREQPDGWLSAHHLMKSLRHDTLRAIPAPDAQGRTRIEPPRADQRALLKRLYLQQGWAEMLEAADSAFSRGANHLWLDLQWYIHQALTKSGQETLADIIAADLKGLLTRLSGLETLAFSDGTPFADEVTLNWIKQRVLDTTGGWGSDTLPAQMDAGNDDILALEPEAVALADCEGLDVALGWLQTRPGINTARQRWLLRLLMGRLAEQYGKNDLAVHLFAELGSRAGEMTLSDWEPELLFEVRARHLKLLRIKAGRSEADKTRLSPVMDQLLAELIAVDPARAAVLCG from the coding sequence ATGAGCACACTCAATGCTTTACTCAGTGCCTGCCAGACAGAGCAGGCACCTCTGCTTGCCGCCACCCGTGAGCGGGTGGCGCAGTGGGACAGCTGGCTGCAGCCGCTGTCCGGTTCATCGCCTGTTGGCGAGGATCCTGGCTATGACGATGACTTCCAGCAGATGCGCGAGGAGGTCAACAAACTCTCCGGCGCGGATACCGAACTTATCTGCCGGCTGGCGGAGAAGCTGCTCACCACCACCGCCAAAGATATCCGGGTGGCGACGTACTACTGCTGGGCCAGGCTGCACCGTGAAGGTGAGCAGGGGCTGGTGGAAGGGCTCGAACTGGTGGTGGGGCTTCTTGAGCGCTTTGGCACGCAGCTGCACCCGCAGCGCGACCGCAGCCGTAAGGCGGCGCTGGAGTGGCTGGCCAGCTCGCGCATGACCGACAGCCTGTCTCTGTACCCGGAAGTGGTCAAGGAAGAGGCGGTGCGTACCACGGGGGCGCTGCTGCTGATGGCGCACCTCACCGAAAACGCGCCGGAGGAGACCCGGCCCCGGCTTAATGCCCTGTACGGTGCGCTGGAGAGTCGCCTGCAGAAAGCCGGGGGTGTGGATGCGGTGGTGCCGCAGAACGCCGGGACCACGGAAACCCCTTCCCCGGCGAGCCACAGCGATGCCCCGACCATCGGGCGTATTACCTCCGGTCAGGATTTACTGGCTCAGGCCCGGACGCTTACTGAATACCTGCGCGAACAGCCCGATGGCTGGCTGTCCGCCCATCATCTGATGAAAAGCCTGCGCCATGACACCCTGCGGGCCATTCCGGCCCCGGATGCGCAGGGGCGCACGCGCATCGAACCACCCCGGGCGGACCAGCGTGCGCTGCTCAAACGCTTGTACCTGCAACAGGGCTGGGCTGAGATGCTGGAGGCGGCAGACAGCGCCTTTTCTCGCGGGGCTAATCATCTGTGGCTGGATTTGCAGTGGTATATCCACCAGGCCCTGACAAAGTCCGGTCAGGAGACACTGGCCGATATTATTGCGGCTGACCTGAAAGGGCTGTTGACCCGCCTGTCCGGGCTGGAAACACTGGCCTTCAGCGACGGCACGCCGTTTGCGGATGAAGTAACGCTGAACTGGATAAAACAGCGTGTGCTGGATACCACGGGCGGCTGGGGCAGTGACACGCTGCCCGCGCAGATGGATGCCGGTAACGACGACATTCTGGCGCTGGAGCCGGAGGCGGTGGCCCTGGCCGACTGCGAAGGCCTGGATGTGGCCCTGGGCTGGCTGCAGACCCGGCCCGGCATCAATACCGCCCGCCAGCGGTGGCTGCTGCGCCTGCTGATGGGGCGACTGGCTGAGCAGTACGGTAAAAATGACCTGGCGGTGCACCTGTTTGCCGAACTGGGCAGCAGGGCCGGAGAAATGACTCTGAGCGACTGGGAGCCGGAGCTGCTGTTCGAAGTGCGTGCTCGCCATCTGAAACTGCTTCGAATCAAAGCCGGGCGCAGTGAGGCTGATAAAACACGCCTCAGTCCGGTGATGGACCAGCTTCTGGCCGAACTGATCGCCGTTGACCCGGCCCGTGCCGCCGTACTTTGCGGTTAG
- a CDS encoding ImcF-related family protein, with protein MAKDSSVWRGNWGRLSITTLIAVATGLLIWKKGDAFGLTSNGLKLLGFVAAIILLLLVRHGKTISLAIKQQWSRFQAKRKNVLPTDEGRVQQTAPRNVTVDTIREAMRNLYGRRWGRKTRILLITGTAADVEQLTPGLTGQLWQEDRGTLLLWGGDLNTPADSAWLTALRKLRRRPVDGLVWVTSAFDQLSAPGLEPPLPVPSESTLDSLSHAISARMETLGWKLPLYVWSLHPRAGQPEGRPVQATGCLLPAGCSVDGLAAQLAALTPALISQGLQQTCGEVKHNFLLMLADQLIREPESVTAPLSVILNPYRPLPLAGIVFSQPSGGAERSARHHWGMDKRWAVLPDSVRSLPAALRPVKPGMPWRKVVASAVALAMVGQAAWMGVSYVANRSQITSANTQALLAVKPDLSPEQRLLALSALQKTLSRLQYRSEHSVPWYERAGLSQNNALLAALWPRYRNSALPLLRDAAAVHLQTQLRAFNALPPGSPLREQRAKTTYDQLKLYLMLARPEHMDAAWFSSALMNDWPKRNGIKDGIWQGIAPSLLSFWGAQLVTHPEWTLRADEGMVSQARSLLVRLMGVRNSDSSLYQKMLSQVSHLYVDMRLDDMTGDTDAARLFSTTGVVPGMFTRQAWEQAVQPAIKKVVKARRDELDWVLTDSKRQAQPQDEASPETLKARLTERYFADFGGAWLEFLNSLRWNNAATLSDSIDQLTLMADVRQSPLVALMNTLNVQGRTGQTGEAISDSLVKSAKTLLGGDNRDVIDQSAGAHGPLDATFGPLLALMDKSRTGTQALSLASYLTRVTQVRLRLQQVTNAADPQAMTRTLAQTVFEGKAVDLTDTRDYGSLIAAGLGQEWSGFGRTVFVNPMEQAWQQVLTPAADSLNAQWQQAVVAEWNSAFGGRYPFSNASSDVSLPLLAKYLNADSGRIAQFLQTRLKGVLHREGNHWVPDSINSQGLVFNPVFLTAINTLSHISDVAFTEGNAGMNFELRPGTAAGVMQTDMIIDSRKLTYVNQMPAWKRFTWPADTEAPGASLSWISTQAGTRQYADIPGAWGWIRLLDKASVSAYPGVSSSYSLSWKAQDGRALNYTLRTEAGEGPLALLKLRNFRLPETIFSTTGIAPSDPATDTASDDGGAY; from the coding sequence ATGGCCAAGGATAGTTCAGTGTGGCGTGGCAACTGGGGACGCCTCAGCATTACCACACTCATTGCTGTCGCGACAGGATTGCTCATCTGGAAAAAGGGTGATGCGTTCGGACTGACCAGCAATGGACTAAAGTTGCTGGGATTTGTGGCGGCGATAATACTTCTTTTGCTTGTCCGCCATGGCAAAACCATTAGCCTCGCGATTAAACAGCAGTGGTCGCGCTTTCAGGCAAAGCGAAAAAATGTCCTGCCAACCGATGAAGGTCGCGTACAGCAGACAGCACCCCGCAACGTCACCGTCGACACCATCCGTGAAGCCATGCGTAACCTTTACGGTCGGCGCTGGGGACGTAAAACCCGCATTCTGCTGATAACCGGCACTGCCGCTGACGTGGAGCAGCTGACTCCCGGCCTGACGGGTCAGCTCTGGCAGGAAGATCGTGGCACGCTGCTGCTGTGGGGCGGGGACCTCAACACACCTGCCGACAGCGCCTGGCTGACCGCGCTGCGTAAGCTGCGCCGCCGTCCGGTGGATGGCTTGGTGTGGGTTACTTCGGCATTCGACCAGTTGTCTGCGCCCGGCCTGGAGCCGCCATTGCCGGTGCCGTCTGAAAGCACCCTGGATTCCCTGTCTCATGCCATCAGCGCGCGTATGGAAACGCTGGGCTGGAAGCTCCCGCTGTACGTCTGGTCCCTGCATCCGCGTGCCGGTCAGCCGGAAGGACGCCCTGTGCAGGCGACAGGTTGTCTGCTGCCCGCCGGGTGTTCTGTTGATGGTCTGGCAGCGCAGCTCGCGGCCCTGACGCCGGCGCTGATTTCGCAGGGCCTGCAGCAGACCTGCGGTGAGGTGAAGCACAACTTTCTGCTGATGCTTGCCGACCAGCTTATCCGCGAACCGGAGAGCGTGACTGCGCCGCTGTCGGTGATTCTCAATCCGTACCGCCCGCTGCCGCTGGCAGGCATCGTGTTCAGCCAGCCTTCGGGCGGGGCTGAGCGCAGCGCCCGGCACCACTGGGGCATGGACAAACGCTGGGCGGTGCTGCCTGATTCTGTGCGCTCGCTGCCCGCCGCACTGCGTCCCGTTAAGCCCGGCATGCCGTGGCGCAAGGTCGTGGCTTCCGCTGTCGCCCTAGCGATGGTGGGCCAGGCCGCCTGGATGGGTGTCTCGTATGTGGCGAACCGCAGCCAGATTACCAGTGCGAATACCCAGGCTCTGCTTGCCGTGAAGCCGGACCTGTCGCCGGAGCAGCGTCTGCTGGCGCTCTCTGCCCTCCAGAAAACCCTTTCCCGTCTGCAGTACCGTTCAGAGCACAGTGTGCCCTGGTATGAGCGTGCCGGACTGAGCCAGAATAATGCCCTGCTGGCGGCACTCTGGCCCCGTTATCGGAACAGCGCTTTGCCTTTGCTGCGTGATGCCGCAGCGGTTCACCTGCAGACTCAGCTCCGTGCCTTTAATGCGCTGCCGCCGGGCAGCCCGCTGCGTGAGCAGAGGGCAAAAACCACCTATGACCAACTTAAACTTTACCTGATGCTGGCGCGTCCGGAGCATATGGACGCCGCCTGGTTCAGCTCTGCGTTGATGAATGACTGGCCTAAACGTAATGGTATTAAAGACGGTATCTGGCAGGGGATTGCCCCGTCATTGCTGTCGTTCTGGGGCGCGCAACTGGTCACACACCCGGAGTGGACGCTGCGTGCGGATGAGGGCATGGTCAGCCAGGCGCGCTCCCTGCTGGTTCGCCTGATGGGAGTACGCAATAGTGACTCTTCGCTCTACCAGAAGATGCTTTCGCAGGTGTCGCACCTGTATGTGGATATGCGCCTGGATGACATGACCGGGGATACCGATGCCGCGCGCCTGTTCAGCACTACTGGGGTGGTGCCGGGGATGTTTACCCGCCAGGCCTGGGAGCAGGCGGTACAACCTGCCATCAAGAAAGTGGTGAAGGCGCGTCGGGATGAACTCGACTGGGTGCTGACCGACAGCAAGCGTCAGGCACAGCCGCAGGATGAGGCGTCCCCGGAGACGCTGAAAGCGCGCTTGACAGAGCGCTACTTCGCTGACTTTGGCGGTGCCTGGCTGGAGTTTCTTAACAGTCTGCGCTGGAACAATGCTGCCACGCTATCGGATTCCATTGACCAGTTGACCCTGATGGCCGACGTGCGTCAGTCCCCACTGGTGGCGCTGATGAACACCCTGAACGTGCAGGGGCGCACAGGGCAGACGGGGGAGGCGATTTCAGACTCGCTGGTGAAATCGGCGAAAACGTTGCTGGGCGGTGATAACCGGGACGTTATCGACCAGAGCGCCGGGGCGCACGGCCCGCTGGACGCGACCTTTGGCCCGCTGCTGGCCCTAATGGACAAAAGCCGCACCGGGACGCAGGCCCTGAGTCTGGCGTCGTATCTGACCCGCGTGACCCAGGTACGCCTGCGCCTGCAGCAGGTGACCAATGCCGCCGACCCACAGGCGATGACCCGGACCTTGGCCCAGACGGTGTTCGAGGGCAAGGCAGTTGACCTGACCGACACCCGTGATTATGGCAGCCTGATTGCGGCCGGTCTGGGGCAGGAGTGGAGTGGCTTTGGCCGCACGGTGTTTGTCAATCCGATGGAGCAGGCCTGGCAGCAGGTGCTGACCCCGGCCGCCGACAGCCTCAATGCCCAGTGGCAGCAGGCGGTGGTGGCGGAGTGGAACAGCGCCTTCGGCGGACGTTACCCGTTCAGCAATGCCAGCAGCGATGTTTCCCTGCCGCTGCTGGCGAAATACCTCAATGCCGATTCCGGGCGTATTGCACAGTTCCTGCAGACCCGCCTGAAAGGGGTGCTGCACCGGGAAGGCAATCACTGGGTGCCGGACAGCATCAACTCTCAGGGGCTGGTCTTTAATCCGGTCTTCCTTACCGCCATCAATACCCTGAGTCATATCTCGGATGTGGCCTTCACCGAAGGCAATGCCGGCATGAACTTCGAACTGCGCCCCGGCACGGCGGCCGGGGTGATGCAGACCGACATGATTATCGACAGCCGGAAACTGACCTACGTGAATCAGATGCCCGCCTGGAAGCGCTTCACCTGGCCTGCCGACACCGAGGCACCCGGGGCCAGCTTAAGCTGGATTAGCACCCAGGCTGGCACCCGCCAGTATGCCGATATTCCCGGCGCCTGGGGCTGGATACGCCTGCTGGATAAAGCCTCGGTGAGTGCTTATCCTGGGGTGAGCAGCAGCTACAGCCTGAGCTGGAAGGCCCAGGATGGACGCGCGCTCAATTATACCCTGCGTACCGAAGCGGGTGAGGGGCCGCTGGCCCTGCTGAAGCTGCGTAATTTCCGCCTGCCGGAAACCATCTTCAGCACCACCGGTATCGCGCCGTCAGACCCGGCGACAGATACGGCCAGTGACGACGGGGGGGCATACTGA
- a CDS encoding PAAR domain-containing protein, translating into MSKGFVLLGDKTTHGGEVISASSTMVVNGKKVALVGDEVNCPVEGHGVNTIIEGSSEWISDGRSVVVDGCECECGCHVISSAPDCSVG; encoded by the coding sequence ATGTCTAAGGGGTTTGTATTGCTTGGGGACAAGACAACGCATGGTGGTGAAGTTATTTCTGCATCTTCGACCATGGTCGTTAATGGAAAAAAAGTGGCGCTTGTTGGAGACGAAGTTAATTGCCCTGTTGAAGGGCATGGTGTCAATACCATTATCGAAGGATCATCTGAATGGATCTCTGATGGGAGGTCTGTTGTCGTGGATGGCTGCGAATGTGAATGTGGTTGCCATGTTATCTCCAGTGCGCCGGATTGTTCAGTAGGATAA
- a CDS encoding formylglycine-generating enzyme family protein: MAPVGSYPPNPLGLYDMMGNGNEWVSDWYSDDYYKNSPEKNPQGPEKGDQKVIRGYLGSMFGLYNITRGKSKPDYKEPGDGFRCVEN; this comes from the coding sequence ATGGCACCTGTAGGCTCATATCCTCCAAACCCTTTAGGTTTATATGACATGATGGGCAATGGAAACGAATGGGTGAGCGATTGGTATTCAGATGATTATTATAAAAACTCACCTGAGAAAAATCCTCAAGGTCCAGAGAAAGGTGACCAAAAAGTGATTAGAGGATATTTAGGCTCTATGTTTGGGTTATATAATATTACGCGAGGGAAAAGCAAACCTGATTATAAAGAGCCTGGCGATGGTTTTCGCTGTGTAGAGAATTAA